A DNA window from Bdellovibrio sp. BCCA contains the following coding sequences:
- a CDS encoding regulatory protein RecX, which yields MSREKDPLKTRQAAKKKVMDLIARRDHSEKELRTKLREKFSDEEDLGNIVDEAIDFAKDNNWLGDPKDLAHRLADMLHRRNKGIHYINNYLREKGLPSVETDRDLELEKALSIVKNKYDEDYEFSREDKARVGRLLASRGFDSETVRKVIYEKL from the coding sequence ATGTCTCGAGAGAAAGATCCCCTCAAAACCCGACAAGCAGCTAAAAAGAAGGTCATGGACCTTATTGCCCGTCGGGACCATTCCGAAAAAGAACTGCGCACGAAATTGCGAGAAAAGTTCTCAGACGAAGAGGATTTGGGAAACATTGTTGATGAGGCCATCGACTTCGCCAAGGACAACAACTGGCTGGGAGATCCCAAGGACCTCGCCCATCGACTGGCTGACATGCTTCACCGTCGCAACAAGGGCATTCACTACATCAACAATTACCTTCGCGAAAAAGGTCTGCCTTCGGTAGAAACAGACCGAGACTTGGAGCTTGAAAAGGCTCTTTCGATTGTCAAAAATAAGTATGATGAAGATTATGAATTCTCGCGGGAAGATAAAGCCCGAGTCGGACGACTCCTGGCTTCCCGTGGCTTTGATTCCGAGACCGTAAGAAAGGTTATTTATGAAAAGCTCTGA
- the alaS gene encoding alanine--tRNA ligase, with translation MKSSDIRNAFVNYFKKNGHTHVGSSSLIPENDPTLLFANAGMNQFKNTFLGLEKRDYTRAVTVQKCVRAGGKHNDLENVGFTARHHTFFEMLGNFSFGDYFKKDAIHFAWEFLTKELQIPKEKLYVTVHLSDDEAADIWHNQEGIPKDRIFRFDSDNFWKMGDTGPCGPCTEIFYDHGPKAGTISDPYKGIAAGEDRFVEIWNLVFMQYFENPPGTLTPLPKPSVDTGSGLERVVAAMQGKFNNYDTDLFQPMIELACKIGNVKYITDREILAKDKEQAEKTAALRVLADHCRSTSFLIADGALPSNEGRGYVLRRIMRRAIRYGRKLSADQSFLPGMAEALIESMGSVYPELKERRDHILNTIRDEEDRFISTLDNGTNILMDELAKAKAKGIKELSGEVVFRMYDTYGFPADLTRVIANENGVEVNEAAFEKEMEANRAKSKASWKGKALGADEQHLIKFAKDYLASGKAVKFTGYNGFADGGKITALSNGHEVVTSLKQGENGVIILDQTSFYGEGGGQAGDIGYLMEGPSRAKVVNTTKIDDIILHHVEIEHGDFKVGASVDTIVNPFERRNTMSNHSATHLLHSALRKVLGAHVTQAGSLVDSQKTRFDFTHNKPLSSEEIKQIEDLVNEQIAQAHDVKVEIMSPKEAQAKGAMALFGEKYGDQVRVLTMGDFSCELCGGTHVKNTSQIRLFKIVSEAGVSSGVRRVEAITGDGAVKYAMSSIAHFDDALTAAGLQKSPHYLKHLEATGETSTLANRVEAFKEQIKQMEKEMKKLQGGQINVDDLAAKALSFKTKSGSSAKLVLADVALDDRQVLAEVTDHLKNKIQNGVVVVVGQGEGSHPIIVSVSKDITGETKAGDLLKEVAAVMGGKGGGRPDFAQGAAPNRGSLPQAFDKVKTLLGV, from the coding sequence ATGAAAAGCTCTGACATCCGCAACGCCTTTGTGAACTATTTCAAAAAAAATGGTCACACTCATGTGGGTTCTTCTTCTTTGATTCCTGAAAATGATCCGACGTTGCTTTTCGCCAATGCGGGTATGAATCAGTTTAAAAATACTTTCTTGGGTCTTGAGAAGCGTGACTACACTCGCGCCGTGACTGTGCAAAAGTGCGTGCGCGCCGGTGGTAAACACAATGACTTGGAAAATGTAGGATTCACAGCTCGCCATCACACTTTCTTTGAAATGTTGGGGAACTTTTCTTTCGGCGACTACTTCAAAAAAGACGCGATTCACTTTGCGTGGGAGTTTTTGACAAAAGAATTGCAAATACCTAAAGAGAAATTGTACGTGACGGTGCACTTGTCTGACGATGAAGCCGCAGACATCTGGCACAATCAAGAAGGCATTCCTAAAGACCGCATCTTCCGCTTTGACTCTGATAACTTTTGGAAAATGGGCGACACAGGTCCTTGCGGTCCTTGTACAGAGATTTTCTACGATCACGGTCCTAAAGCAGGAACGATCTCTGATCCTTACAAAGGGATCGCAGCCGGTGAAGATCGTTTCGTTGAAATCTGGAATCTGGTTTTCATGCAGTACTTTGAAAATCCTCCGGGCACGTTGACTCCATTGCCAAAGCCTTCTGTAGATACAGGTTCGGGTCTTGAGCGTGTTGTGGCAGCGATGCAGGGTAAATTTAATAACTACGACACAGATCTTTTCCAACCAATGATCGAACTGGCTTGCAAAATTGGAAACGTGAAGTACATCACAGATCGCGAAATTCTTGCGAAAGACAAAGAACAAGCGGAAAAAACAGCGGCTCTTCGCGTTTTAGCGGATCACTGCCGTTCAACTTCCTTCTTGATTGCTGATGGCGCACTTCCTTCCAACGAAGGCCGCGGTTACGTTCTTCGTCGTATTATGAGACGTGCAATTCGTTACGGCCGTAAACTGTCCGCAGATCAGTCTTTCTTGCCTGGGATGGCAGAGGCTTTGATTGAAAGCATGGGCTCTGTTTATCCAGAACTCAAAGAACGTCGCGATCACATCTTGAATACCATCCGTGACGAGGAAGACCGTTTCATCAGCACTTTGGATAACGGGACTAATATTTTGATGGATGAGCTTGCGAAAGCAAAAGCCAAAGGTATCAAAGAACTTTCTGGCGAAGTTGTTTTCAGAATGTACGACACTTATGGCTTCCCTGCTGACTTAACTCGCGTCATTGCAAATGAAAACGGCGTGGAAGTGAATGAAGCGGCATTTGAAAAAGAAATGGAAGCGAATCGTGCAAAATCCAAAGCCTCTTGGAAAGGGAAAGCTTTGGGTGCGGATGAGCAGCACTTGATCAAATTCGCAAAAGATTATTTGGCGAGCGGTAAAGCTGTGAAATTCACGGGTTACAATGGTTTTGCAGATGGTGGAAAGATCACGGCTCTTTCTAACGGCCATGAAGTCGTTACGTCTTTAAAACAAGGCGAAAACGGCGTGATCATCCTTGATCAAACGTCTTTCTATGGTGAAGGCGGCGGTCAAGCCGGTGACATCGGCTACCTCATGGAAGGCCCTTCTCGCGCGAAAGTTGTGAATACAACAAAGATTGACGATATTATTCTTCATCATGTGGAAATTGAACACGGTGATTTTAAAGTAGGTGCAAGCGTTGATACGATTGTAAATCCATTTGAACGTCGCAATACCATGAGCAATCACTCAGCGACTCACTTGTTGCACTCAGCTCTCCGTAAAGTTTTGGGTGCACATGTAACGCAGGCGGGGTCTTTGGTGGACTCACAAAAAACCCGCTTCGACTTCACTCACAACAAACCGTTGAGTTCGGAAGAGATCAAACAAATCGAAGATCTCGTCAACGAACAGATCGCACAAGCTCACGACGTGAAAGTAGAAATCATGAGCCCGAAAGAGGCCCAAGCTAAAGGAGCGATGGCGTTGTTCGGTGAAAAGTACGGCGATCAAGTGCGTGTCCTCACGATGGGCGATTTCTCTTGCGAACTTTGCGGCGGTACGCACGTGAAGAACACTTCACAAATTCGTTTGTTCAAAATCGTCTCTGAAGCGGGCGTCAGCTCTGGTGTTCGCCGCGTGGAAGCGATCACAGGCGATGGTGCCGTGAAATACGCAATGAGTTCTATCGCTCATTTCGACGACGCTTTAACGGCAGCAGGCCTACAAAAAAGCCCTCACTACTTAAAACATCTTGAAGCGACTGGTGAAACTTCGACACTCGCAAACCGCGTGGAAGCTTTCAAAGAACAGATCAAGCAGATGGAAAAAGAAATGAAGAAGCTTCAAGGCGGACAAATCAATGTCGACGACCTTGCAGCCAAAGCATTGAGCTTTAAAACAAAATCTGGATCTTCAGCAAAATTGGTTCTTGCTGACGTGGCTTTGGATGACAGACAAGTTCTTGCTGAAGTGACAGACCATTTGAAAAACAAAATTCAAAACGGTGTTGTCGTTGTTGTCGGCCAAGGTGAAGGTTCTCATCCTATTATTGTGAGCGTTTCTAAAGACATCACAGGCGAAACAAAAGCCGGTGATCTTTTGAAAGAAGTCGCAGCGGTCATGGGTGGAAAAGGGGGCGGTCGCCCTGACTTCGCTCAAGGAGCAGCTCCAAATCGTGGCAGCCTGCCTCAAGCGTTCGATAAAGTAAAAACGCTTCTTGGCGTTTAA
- a CDS encoding AMP-binding protein gives MSFRSEFEQARDFLILHRSDYNYTYNHFQWPQFEEFNWALDYFDPMAEGNHNLALWIVSELGEQKKYTFEELSKRSNQVANFLKSQGVQKGDSVFLLIENDAALWEIMLGAMKVGAVLVPNNPLLSQQELKDRLNREKIKMIATTKKHAEKFDVSNSSVISLLVDGELPGWTPYEKCYQESNFFEPAEKTKATDPLFRYFTSANTVKPKIVEHSYGSFPIGHLSTMYWIGLRPGDIHLGINSTGWAMHDWNNFIVPWNAVATIFISKQERFNAKLILDTLSEYEITTFCAPPTVWRLLTQEDLASYKVHLREAVSTGEALSAEIISKVYKAWGIFVRDGYGQTETSTLIGIPPEEKNSFGTMGRPLPGYQIALLDAQGSKVDAGEVCVSLKNHPWGLMSGIDTSTEYYHTGDTAYIDDAGNYTFSERVDGIFKSSDYRISPYELEFVLKEFSAISEAVVIPSPDPIREAVPKALVSLVKGVEPTRELALDIMNFARMRLSPFKRIRRVEFIEIPKNTSGEILRGELVALEKNKRIAGEKSPYEFWEEDAKINLGETWAQELP, from the coding sequence ATGAGTTTTCGCAGTGAATTCGAACAGGCGAGGGATTTTTTAATTCTTCATCGTTCTGACTACAACTACACCTACAACCATTTTCAATGGCCGCAGTTTGAAGAATTCAACTGGGCCCTGGATTATTTCGATCCCATGGCGGAGGGCAATCATAACTTAGCTCTTTGGATCGTCAGTGAGTTAGGGGAGCAGAAGAAATACACCTTTGAAGAACTCTCCAAGCGCTCTAATCAGGTCGCGAATTTCCTTAAAAGCCAAGGCGTGCAAAAGGGCGATTCGGTTTTTCTTTTGATCGAAAACGATGCAGCTCTCTGGGAGATCATGCTGGGTGCGATGAAAGTGGGAGCGGTTCTAGTTCCCAACAATCCTTTGCTTTCTCAGCAGGAACTTAAAGACCGTTTGAATCGCGAAAAAATTAAAATGATTGCGACGACAAAGAAACACGCCGAAAAATTTGACGTTTCAAATTCCAGCGTGATCTCTTTGCTGGTCGATGGTGAATTGCCCGGGTGGACTCCGTATGAAAAGTGTTATCAAGAAAGTAATTTCTTTGAACCTGCGGAAAAGACCAAAGCGACCGATCCGCTTTTTCGCTATTTTACTTCAGCAAATACGGTGAAGCCTAAGATTGTAGAGCACTCTTACGGAAGTTTCCCGATTGGCCATCTTTCAACCATGTACTGGATTGGTCTTCGTCCCGGCGACATTCATTTAGGAATCAACTCGACGGGATGGGCGATGCATGATTGGAATAATTTTATTGTTCCGTGGAACGCCGTCGCCACCATTTTCATTTCTAAGCAAGAGCGCTTTAATGCGAAATTGATTCTTGATACTTTAAGTGAATATGAAATCACAACGTTCTGTGCTCCTCCGACAGTGTGGCGTTTGCTGACCCAAGAAGATTTAGCTTCTTACAAAGTGCATCTGCGCGAAGCGGTGAGCACAGGGGAAGCTTTGAGTGCTGAAATCATCTCGAAGGTTTATAAAGCTTGGGGAATTTTTGTGCGTGACGGATACGGACAAACAGAAACCTCAACTCTGATCGGAATTCCGCCTGAAGAAAAAAACAGTTTCGGTACGATGGGAAGACCTTTGCCCGGATATCAAATTGCTCTTTTAGATGCACAAGGAAGCAAAGTCGACGCTGGCGAAGTGTGTGTGTCGTTGAAGAATCATCCGTGGGGATTGATGTCAGGTATTGATACCTCCACCGAATATTATCATACCGGAGACACAGCCTACATCGACGATGCTGGAAACTACACATTCTCTGAACGTGTGGATGGCATCTTTAAATCTTCGGACTATCGCATCAGTCCTTACGAATTAGAATTTGTTCTTAAAGAATTTTCCGCGATTAGCGAGGCCGTTGTGATTCCAAGTCCTGATCCGATCCGCGAAGCTGTTCCCAAAGCTCTGGTGTCTCTTGTTAAAGGGGTTGAACCAACAAGAGAGCTTGCATTGGATATTATGAACTTCGCACGCATGCGTCTTTCTCCATTTAAACGAATCCGTCGCGTGGAATTTATAGAAATTCCAAAAAATACTTCGGGAGAAATTCTTCGCGGTGAGCTTGTTGCGCTAGAAAAAAACAAACGCATTGCCGGAGAAAAATCACCTTACGAGTTCTGGGAAGAGGACGCAAAAATCAATCTTGGTGAAACATGGGCGCAAGAGTTGCCCTAG
- a CDS encoding metallophosphoesterase, whose product MGLFRTIASSLILVIFIYVSHQLTRFTDFTWVGTTSLVAFLALLFTMVIGTFLFFWKEKNLDHKPWRDRLLNGSLTVMAYINFLVSFVILRDLFAFADNLIMPTPFEHLYSSQATAALLGLPVLFIVLGNAIVQIGPRLKKVPVFFKNLPQELEGLRIVHISDLHISPSLPTSFVQKLVARVLEIQPDVIVFTGDILDSFVEKHAEEFKILKNLKAQHGIYYVPGNHEYYWDAHKGLQAFRELGFQVLVNETANIPVGSALLQVAGVPDPAAGHFKHESPDFARLQSQQREGSFKLLLSHQPSLAAHAQIAGYDLQLSGHTHGGQFFPWNWLIVFFEKYSKGLYRLGNMQLYVNQGTGYWGPQLRLGTYCELTEIVLRKN is encoded by the coding sequence ATGGGTTTATTTCGGACCATCGCAAGCTCTCTTATTCTGGTTATATTCATCTACGTTTCTCACCAGTTGACTCGCTTCACGGATTTTACGTGGGTGGGCACGACCTCGTTGGTGGCGTTTTTGGCGCTGCTCTTTACAATGGTGATTGGGACCTTCTTGTTTTTCTGGAAAGAAAAAAATTTGGACCACAAACCATGGCGAGATCGTTTGTTAAATGGCTCTTTAACGGTCATGGCTTATATTAATTTCTTAGTGAGTTTTGTGATCCTGCGTGATCTCTTTGCCTTCGCCGATAATTTAATTATGCCGACACCGTTTGAGCATCTGTACAGCTCCCAAGCCACAGCGGCCTTGTTGGGGCTTCCGGTTCTGTTCATCGTTTTAGGAAATGCGATTGTGCAAATCGGACCTCGTCTAAAAAAGGTTCCGGTGTTTTTTAAAAACCTTCCGCAAGAACTTGAAGGCTTGCGTATCGTTCACATCAGTGACTTGCATATTAGCCCAAGTCTTCCGACTTCGTTTGTACAAAAATTAGTAGCACGCGTTTTAGAGATTCAGCCCGACGTGATTGTTTTCACGGGCGACATTCTGGATAGCTTCGTGGAAAAACACGCAGAGGAATTTAAAATTCTTAAAAACCTCAAAGCCCAGCATGGCATTTATTATGTCCCGGGAAATCATGAATACTATTGGGACGCGCACAAGGGACTTCAAGCGTTCCGCGAGTTGGGTTTTCAAGTTTTAGTAAATGAAACGGCCAATATTCCAGTAGGTTCAGCTCTTTTGCAGGTTGCCGGAGTTCCCGATCCCGCCGCAGGACATTTTAAACACGAAAGCCCGGACTTTGCCCGTTTGCAAAGCCAGCAACGTGAAGGCAGCTTTAAACTTTTGCTTTCTCATCAGCCTTCGCTGGCGGCCCATGCGCAAATCGCAGGTTACGACTTGCAGCTTTCTGGTCACACCCATGGCGGTCAGTTCTTTCCGTGGAATTGGTTGATCGTCTTTTTTGAGAAGTATTCCAAGGGTCTTTACCGCCTAGGAAATATGCAGCTCTATGTCAATCAAGGCACAGGCTATTGGGGTCCGCAATTACGCCTTGGAACATATTGTGAGCTGACCGAAATTGTTCTTCGCAAGAACTAA